The sequence CGCTTTACATTAGTAGGAAAGTTCCGGCTTCAGAAGAAGAATCCCCTCTTGAATCGCTTCGACAACGGTATCAACCTCTTCAAAGGTATTGTAAACCCCAAAAGAAATCCGAGAAAGGGAAGAGAGGCCAAAGCGGGCAAGGGTGGGTTGCGCGCAGAGGTGGCCGGTGCGGATAGCAATCCCCTTCAGGCCAAGGAGGGTCCCCAAGTCGAGAGAGTGAACATCTTCCAGAGTGAAGCTAATGATTCCACTCTTTTTCTTGGCATTGCCGATAATGGTCAGCCCATGAATCTCCTCGAGCTTTTCGGTGGCATAGCGAAGGAGGCGGTTTTCCCACTCTTCGATTTGCTCTTTTCCCACCGATTCGATATATTCAATAGCAGCCCCTAGACCAATCACTTGCGCAATAGAAGGGGTTCCTGCCTCAAACCGGAGGGGAGGCTCTTGATAGGTGGTCTTTTCCATGGTGACCGTTTCGATCATGTCTCCCCCACCCATCAAAGGAGGCATCTCCTTTAAAAGATCATACTTTCCGTAGAGAACTCCCACTCCCGTTGGCCCATACATCTTATGACCAGAGAAGGTATAGAAGTCCACGTCAAGCTTTTGCATATCTAAAGAAAGATGGGAAGCGGCTTGCGCCCCATCGATCAGAACCTTTGCCCCTGCCATGTGGGCAAGGTCGGTGATTTCCTTAATCGGGTTGATCGTCCCCGTGACATTGGCGATGTGAGCGACTGAAACAAGTTTTGTCCGCTCAGACAGCAGCTCCTGAAAGACATCGAGGCGAAGCTCTCCATTATGATCCATCGGAATAAATTTGAGCTTAAGATCTTTTTCTTCTGCAAGAAGCTGCCATGGAACGATATTGGAATGGTGCTCCATTTCAGAGATGATGATCTCATCTCCAGCCTTTAGAAAAGCTTTTCCGAAGGACTGGGCAACGAGGTTGATCGCCTCCGTGGTTCCCCGCGTAAAGACAATCTCCTCTTCTTGCCGTGCATTGATAAACTCTTGGACCTTAACACGAACCCCACTATACATTTCGGTCGAACGGGCTGCTAGTTCATAAACGGCGCGATGAACCGTCCCATACTCTTGCGCATAAAAAAGGATCATCGCATCGATCACACACTGAGGTTTCTGAGAGGTGGCTGCTGTATCTAAGTAGACAAGAGGGCGTCCATTCATCTTCCTCTTAAGCATCGGAAAACGTTCTCTGACCCGCCAAACATCAAATAGATCCATCGGATGACCTTATCTGCAAAAATTGATCGACCACTTTTCCATCCATCATCTCGGCGCAAAAACCCCGCGCCAAATGCCCCCTTGCCTCTTCTAGGGAAAGGCCTCGGGTCCTTAAGTAAAAAAGTTCCTCTTCCTTTGGCTGCGCACATGTTGCTCCATGAGAAGCTTTCACATCATCGGCAAAAATCTCTAAGTTGGGTTTACTCATCGCCTGCGCCTTCGAACTGAGAAGGAGATTGTTGTTGAGTTGATAGGCCTCTGTTTTCTGCGCCTCTTTTTCCACATAGATTTTCCCCTCAAAACTCGAACGTCCTCGTCCATAAAGAGCGGTCTTATAGTGTTGGTTAGAGCGGCAGTGGGGCACTACATGGCGAACATTGATAAACTGGTGAACCTCATCTTGACTTCCCACAATCGAAAGTCCCTTAAGGTCAACCTCACTATTTTCCCCTCCCAATGTCACTTCAATATCTTCCCTTTCGGTTGGGGCCCCCTTAGAAAAGGTAAAGGAATCGAGCTTTGCATCCCGCTTCAAGTGGGCACGTAAGGTATGCATCGCATATCCTTCGTGTTCCCGGTGAGCGTTGAGTGTCACATGAGCCCCCTCATCAAGAGTCACCTCTATATGCTCATTATAAAAGTAACTTCCCTTCCCAGTTGTCCGCCTTTCCAAGACCAGACGCGCCCCTTTCCCTAAAAAGATCTCCATTTTAGGGGCATAAAAAGCCCCCTCTTCTGCAAAAAACTCCCAGTTCAAAGAAGCCACTTTTCCTGGAGGGATGTAGAGAAAGCGCCCCTCTTGGTAAAGGGCATGACTTAAAAGAGCAAAAGGATTTTGCTCTTTCCCTAGAGCCTCGGTCCATCTCTTTTGCAATAAAGAACCATAAGACCCCATCGCCTCATCCAAAGGAAGAGAGATAATCCCGTCTGAGGAGCACGCATTTAGGGGGTCAATTTCCAGTAAAGCGGAAGTAGGCACCACATCTTTTGTACCGCATTCCTCCCCTATAGCGCCTGCGGCTATGGGGTCGTCATTTGGCATAAAATCTGTAGCGTCTACTCCGCTTTCCTTAGAAATGCACCCCCTGAACGCACACTCTGAGGAAGAAAGGGTACTCTCCCCCTCTTTCTTCTCAAAGGACATCTTATAAAGTCCCTTTAGAGAGACATACTTAAAGGGATCCCATTTCTTGGTCGGGAGTCCCTTTTTCACCGCAGCTTCCCAAAACTTTTGGCGCCACGGCTCGTTAGAAAGATAGGGTTTCAGCGTCTCCAAAAGTGTCACAGCAGTGTATACCCTTTTTCTTCGAGGTGAAGGGCTAGCTCAGGCCCTCCCGTTTCAACAATTTTTCCATCCACAACCACGTGGACAAACTGAGGCTTGATGTAATCTAAAAGGCGTTGGTAGTGGGTGATCAAAATGAGAGCATTGTCACTACCCAATTGCTTATTGACCCCTTCAGCAACGATGCGCATCGCATCGATATCGAGTCCCGAGTCGGTTTCATCCAAAATCGCTAGCTTCGGCTCTAAAATCGCCATCTGAAGCACTTCGTTCCGCTTCTTCTCTCCTCCTGAAAAGCCCCCATTGACATCCCGTTCTCCAAAAGAGGGAGGAATCTCCATCTCTTCCATCTTTTGCTTTAAAAGAGCCTGGAAATCCTCTTCTGAAAGGGGCTCTTTCCGCTTACTATTTAGAGCGCTTCGCAAGAAATCTGCATTACTCACTCCAGGAATTTCAACCGGATATTGGAAGCCCATAAAAAGACCCAAGCGGGCCCGGTCCTCAATATCCATCTCCAAAAGGTCTTCTCCCAAAAAGGTGATCGATCCCCCTGTGACCTCATAGCTCGGGTGACCGGCCAAAACCTTAGCGAGCGTCGATTTTCCCGCACCATTCGGTCCCATAATCGCATGGATTTCTCCCGGCTTTACAGTCAAAGAAAAGCCTTTCAAGATCTCCTTTCCCTCAACCGATACACATAAACCTTCAATCTTTAGCATGAACCTATCCGGGGTTAAAAAGTTTGTTTGATTTCTTCGATTTTTGAGCAGATTGCTTCCCTTTACTTCGATCACATTGTCCAAAAGATAAGGGTTCGAAGTAAAGGGGAGAAAGATGCCAAAAAGAGTGGAATAAAAAAAGTTTTTTAGCTCCTGATAGGTTCATCCGACTGACCTTTCTAACTTAAGTGTTAATAATTTTTGCGCTTCCGCCGCAAACTCCAAAGGAAGCTCCTTGATCACCTCTTCGCAAAAGCCATTGACAATCATCTGAATCGCATCTTCCATCGAAATCCCCCGCGACTGGAGGTAAAACAGCTGTTCTTCATTCATCTTTGAAGTCGAGGCTTCATGTTCCAGCTCTGCCGTCTCATTATGAACCTCAATGTAAGGGAAGGTGTTCGCACTACATGCATTCTTTACCAGCATCGAGTCACACTGAGTAAAGTTCCGTGCCCCTTCCGCCCTTGAAGAAATATGAACCAGTCCCCGATAGGTATTGGAAGACTCATCGGCTGAAATCCCTTTCGAAATGATCGTTGAGCTTGTCCGTTTTCCCAGGTGAATCATCTTCGTTCCCGTGTCGGCCTGCATTTTTCCATTGGTCAGCGCCACCGAGTAAAACTCCCCGACCGAGTCATCTCCCTGCAAAATGCAGCTTGGGTACTTCCAGGTAATCGCGGCGCCCGCTTCGACCTGCGTCCAAGAAATCTTAGACCGGTTGCCCGCGCACTTGCCCCGCTTCGTCACAAAGTTGTAAATCCCTCCCTTGCCGGTCTTTCGATCTCCTGCATACCAGTTTTGCACCGTTGAATACTTGATCTCCGCATCTTCATGGGCGATCAGCTCAACCACCGCGGCATGGAGTTGGTTTTCGTCATAAGCAGGGGCAGTACACCCTTCCAAATAGCTCACATAAGAGCCCGGCTCCGCAATAATGAGTGTCCGCTCAAACTGCCCCGTCTCCCGTTCATTGATCCGAAAATAGGTCGAAAGCTCAATCGGACTGCGCACACCCTTTGGGATGTAGACAAAAGAGCCATCGGAAAAAACCGCCGAATTGAGCGCCGCATAGAAATTATCCCCGATCGGCACCACCGTTCCCAAATATTTTTCCAGAAGCTCGGGGTATTTCTTCACCGCTTCACTCATCGAGCAGAGGACAACACCCGCCTTCTCAAGGGTCTCATAAAAAGTGGTTCCGAGCGAAACCGAGTCGAAAACGACATCGACCGCCACATTGCTTAGCCGCTTCTGCTCTTCTAGAGGAATGCCCAACTTATCAAAGGTTTTCAAGATCTCGGGATCGACCTCATCGAGGCTGCTCAGCTCCTGCTTCTTCTTTGGAGCTGCATAGTAGCGCATGTCTTGAAAATCGATCGGAGCGATCTTTAGGTGGCCCCAGTCGGGAGGGGTCATTTCCTTCCACTTTCGGAAGGCTTTGAGGCGGAATTCGAGCATGAAGTCAGGCTCCCCTTTCTTGGCAGAAAGGGCGCGGACCGTTTCTTCATCGAGTCCCTTGGGGAAAACCTCGGTCTCGATGTCGGTCTGAAAGCCATATTTGTATTCCTCTCTAGAGGAAAGGATCTCTTCTGTTGACATAGGGTCCAAGGATACTCTCTTTGTCACCTAATGTCAATGCATACCCATTCCGAGGCTTTCCCGCTGTAAACAATTTTGGAATTTTCTCCATGAAGAATTTTTCAGATTTTTTAGAATTAATTTGTAACTCTTTGATTATTAATTGGGGTCAAATTTTAGGCTTTTTTGAACTGAAAACTGCCTTCTCTGGGAAAAGCGATCACAGTTAGCCAAAGTTTGGGGTAAAGTTTTTTCAGCAGAGGTATTTTTCTCTATGAGAATTTAACAGCGAGAAACCCTCATTCCGACTCAAGATTTGGTTTTCCCTGCACCAGCACTCCAGCCTTACCCCTCTGCATCGCCCCTATCTCCCTTATAGGGAACTGCTTCGATCGGGCTAAATCTGGAGCGCTGATTTTTGCAAACCCTCAAATCTTGAGTCGGAACGGGTATAACTAAAAATTTTTACTATAGGTTCTCACAGAATCTCCAGATGGAGAATAAAGAATCCCTTTCCAATCACCAATATTTCGTGACTTGGAGCTAAAGTTTATCCCTAGGACCAAAATATTTTTTTCACTCAAGGAATATCTTTCTCTGTATTTCTTTTCTTCTGCTTGCTTAAATGCAATATCTGCTGTTCTATTTAACTTAAGCTCAAAGACAAAAAATGAATTCGAGGTTTCACACACGAGGTCTATTCGACCAGTATTTGTGGCTGTTTCGGCCTCTGTTTTAACACCAGACTTCTCTAAGAACGTAAAAAATACGGCTTGGTAAAATCCCTCTTTTGCATGCTGGAATATCTGGTATGGTATTTTTGCAAAGTGAGCATTTATTTTATCTATAAAACTCTCTAATTCCTTGTCCTCTAGTGCTTTTTTAACTTCTTTAGCAACACGGGTTACCTCTAAAGGGTTAACTTCTGTGAATTCCTCAAGAAGAGAGTTAAAAAAAGCATCCTTAACCTCTTTATTAGGAAAGTCAAGATCGTAAGAGTTTTCTTCTGGGTTATGCCCTCTTATAGTGAGATAACCTGTTTGAAACATGAGAGCAGCCAAATGAATTCGATCAATTTTACTGATATCAGAAAGGGTACTTTTTAAGACAGATGTTCCACATAAAGGGACAATCGCTTGGGGATGTTTTTTGATTTCCTCGATTAAAAAGGATGGGGTCCCTGTACTATACCAATAGCCTTCTGCTTTTTTGGTTTTTAGATAATGAAGCGTTGAATAAGGATTATAAATGAAAAGGGCTTTTTCCGAAAAGCGATAGCCATTGTACCACTTACGGATTTCGTCTATAACAGCCTCTTCTGTTACCAAATTCCCCTGTTGACCTCTTTGCTTGACAACCTCTTGAATATGATCTGAGAAAACCGTCTTAAGCTCGTCCTCAGTATACCCCAACATCCCAGCATATTCAGGACTCATAGTGATGTCTGTTAAATTGTTAAGTCCTGAAAAAAGAGAAACTTGAGAAAACTTACTTACACCTGTTGTAAGTGTAAACCGAAGCTGTGCATCCAAACCTTTTAATGTTCCAAAGAATCCCTTAAGAAGGTCTTTATTTTTTTTGGCGATATCAAGATTGTCCAAACGATCTATGATGGGTTTATCATATTCATCAACTAATACCACAACCTTTCTGCCATATTTATTCGACAGTTCGACAACCAGTGTATCTAAAGCCACCTGAACGTCAGTTGTAATAATAGATATGCCATATTCTTTGGCAATGATTCCAAGCCTTACTTTCAGTGCAGTTTCGAGTTGACTAGGGGTCTGGTTTGCGATTTTTGAGAAGTCTAAATATACAACTGGATGTTTATCCCATTCATAATCACTATTATAAATCTGACATCCTTTAAAGAGTTCTTTATTGCCACTAAAAATTTCCCTTAGAGTATCAAGAAAAAGAGATTTTCCAAATCTCCTGGGGCGCGACATAAAATAATGAGGAGCTCCTTCATCAATTAGCTCCCTAATAATCTCTGTTTTATCGACATAAGCATACTCACCTTTAACAAGAATTTTTTTTATGCTCTGAATCCCGATAGGTAACTTTTTCATTTAAGTGGGGTTTTGACTCCGCTTTCCCCCATTTTACGACATAAGCGCAAAGCATTCAACTACAAAATGTATACCCAAACAAGTTAAAGAACTGGTTTTTGCCCAGCTCCTAAGGGTCCCTCAAGAAATAAATGCTATAATTTGACTCAGCAAGACGCAAAAAAATTGAGCTGAATGAGGCGCATCCTTCCCAAT comes from Candidatus Neptunochlamydia vexilliferae and encodes:
- a CDS encoding cysteine desulfurase; the encoded protein is MDLFDVWRVRERFPMLKRKMNGRPLVYLDTAATSQKPQCVIDAMILFYAQEYGTVHRAVYELAARSTEMYSGVRVKVQEFINARQEEEIVFTRGTTEAINLVAQSFGKAFLKAGDEIIISEMEHHSNIVPWQLLAEEKDLKLKFIPMDHNGELRLDVFQELLSERTKLVSVAHIANVTGTINPIKEITDLAHMAGAKVLIDGAQAASHLSLDMQKLDVDFYTFSGHKMYGPTGVGVLYGKYDLLKEMPPLMGGGDMIETVTMEKTTYQEPPLRFEAGTPSIAQVIGLGAAIEYIESVGKEQIEEWENRLLRYATEKLEEIHGLTIIGNAKKKSGIISFTLEDVHSLDLGTLLGLKGIAIRTGHLCAQPTLARFGLSSLSRISFGVYNTFEEVDTVVEAIQEGILLLKPELSY
- a CDS encoding SufB/SufD family protein, producing the protein METLKPYLSNEPWRQKFWEAAVKKGLPTKKWDPFKYVSLKGLYKMSFEKKEGESTLSSSECAFRGCISKESGVDATDFMPNDDPIAAGAIGEECGTKDVVPTSALLEIDPLNACSSDGIISLPLDEAMGSYGSLLQKRWTEALGKEQNPFALLSHALYQEGRFLYIPPGKVASLNWEFFAEEGAFYAPKMEIFLGKGARLVLERRTTGKGSYFYNEHIEVTLDEGAHVTLNAHREHEGYAMHTLRAHLKRDAKLDSFTFSKGAPTEREDIEVTLGGENSEVDLKGLSIVGSQDEVHQFINVRHVVPHCRSNQHYKTALYGRGRSSFEGKIYVEKEAQKTEAYQLNNNLLLSSKAQAMSKPNLEIFADDVKASHGATCAQPKEEELFYLRTRGLSLEEARGHLARGFCAEMMDGKVVDQFLQIRSSDGSI
- the sufC gene encoding Fe-S cluster assembly ATPase SufC; translation: MIEVKGSNLLKNRRNQTNFLTPDRFMLKIEGLCVSVEGKEILKGFSLTVKPGEIHAIMGPNGAGKSTLAKVLAGHPSYEVTGGSITFLGEDLLEMDIEDRARLGLFMGFQYPVEIPGVSNADFLRSALNSKRKEPLSEEDFQALLKQKMEEMEIPPSFGERDVNGGFSGGEKKRNEVLQMAILEPKLAILDETDSGLDIDAMRIVAEGVNKQLGSDNALILITHYQRLLDYIKPQFVHVVVDGKIVETGGPELALHLEEKGYTLL
- the sufB gene encoding Fe-S cluster assembly protein SufB; amino-acid sequence: MSTEEILSSREEYKYGFQTDIETEVFPKGLDEETVRALSAKKGEPDFMLEFRLKAFRKWKEMTPPDWGHLKIAPIDFQDMRYYAAPKKKQELSSLDEVDPEILKTFDKLGIPLEEQKRLSNVAVDVVFDSVSLGTTFYETLEKAGVVLCSMSEAVKKYPELLEKYLGTVVPIGDNFYAALNSAVFSDGSFVYIPKGVRSPIELSTYFRINERETGQFERTLIIAEPGSYVSYLEGCTAPAYDENQLHAAVVELIAHEDAEIKYSTVQNWYAGDRKTGKGGIYNFVTKRGKCAGNRSKISWTQVEAGAAITWKYPSCILQGDDSVGEFYSVALTNGKMQADTGTKMIHLGKRTSSTIISKGISADESSNTYRGLVHISSRAEGARNFTQCDSMLVKNACSANTFPYIEVHNETAELEHEASTSKMNEEQLFYLQSRGISMEDAIQMIVNGFCEEVIKELPLEFAAEAQKLLTLKLERSVG
- a CDS encoding ATP-binding protein, producing MKKLPIGIQSIKKILVKGEYAYVDKTEIIRELIDEGAPHYFMSRPRRFGKSLFLDTLREIFSGNKELFKGCQIYNSDYEWDKHPVVYLDFSKIANQTPSQLETALKVRLGIIAKEYGISIITTDVQVALDTLVVELSNKYGRKVVVLVDEYDKPIIDRLDNLDIAKKNKDLLKGFFGTLKGLDAQLRFTLTTGVSKFSQVSLFSGLNNLTDITMSPEYAGMLGYTEDELKTVFSDHIQEVVKQRGQQGNLVTEEAVIDEIRKWYNGYRFSEKALFIYNPYSTLHYLKTKKAEGYWYSTGTPSFLIEEIKKHPQAIVPLCGTSVLKSTLSDISKIDRIHLAALMFQTGYLTIRGHNPEENSYDLDFPNKEVKDAFFNSLLEEFTEVNPLEVTRVAKEVKKALEDKELESFIDKINAHFAKIPYQIFQHAKEGFYQAVFFTFLEKSGVKTEAETATNTGRIDLVCETSNSFFVFELKLNRTADIAFKQAEEKKYRERYSLSEKNILVLGINFSSKSRNIGDWKGILYSPSGDSVRTYSKNF